In the genome of Carassius carassius chromosome 47, fCarCar2.1, whole genome shotgun sequence, one region contains:
- the LOC132130827 gene encoding olfactory receptor 14J1-like, whose product MHNISSLNFLTITALNEWDWTSRIIFFSFALPVYLLTIVLNAALIMIIAFEKALHEPMYILLCNLCVNDLCGTTGFYPRALVYLLTETNRISIEECVVQCLAIVMYTTGEFTNLSVMAIDRYIAICQPLRYHTIMSPFTVRSLVTFIWIFPFLIGVMAISMALKYPLCRHDMHRLFCEHLSLMNLACKQDIFQGIINGFIYISKAVFFVFVLISYLKIILACRKSKVNQEKFYSTCVPHLISFMITTCGLSDSLLTRFKAETVSDIASTFLSVIILTVPPVVNPVIYGIKLGPIRAKILYIFKSQRINNF is encoded by the coding sequence ATGCATAACATCTCCTCTCTCAACTTTCTCACTATCACAGCTCTGAATGAGTGGGACTGGACCAGCAGgatcatatttttttcatttgctctTCCAGTTTACCTTCTGACTATTGTTCTGAATGCTGCCTTGATTATGATCATTGCTTTTGAGAAAGCCCTGCATGAACCCATGTACATTTTATTGTGTAATCTGTGTGTTAATGATCTGTGTGGAACTACAGGGTTTTATCCCAGGGCTTTGGTATATTTACTCACAGAAACTAACAGGATTTCAATTGAGGAATGTGTTGTACAATGTCTTGCTATTGTGATGTATACAACTGGTGAATTCACCAATTTAAGTGTCATGGCTATTGATAGGTACATAGCAATCTGTCAACCTTTACGTTATCACACCATTATGTCACCTTTCACTGTGAGGAGCCTGGTGACTTTTATTTGGATATTTCCATTTCTAATAGGTGTAATGGCAATTTCAATGGCTCTGAAATACCCTCTTTGCAGACATGACATGCATAGACTATTCTGTGAGCATCTTTCCCTGATGAATCTTGCATGCAAACAAGACATTTTTCAAGGCATCATTAATGGATTTATCTATATCAGCAAggctgtattttttgtttttgttctgatttcctatttaaaaataattttagctTGTAGAAAATCTAAAGTTAATCAAGAGAAGTTCTACAGCACATGTGTGCCACACCTTATTTCCTTTATGATTACAACATGTGGTCTTTCCGATTCTCTTCTCACAAGATTTAAAGCAGAAACAGTGTCTGATATAGCATCTACATTTTTGTCTGTTATCATCCTGACTGTTCCCCCTGTTGTCAATCCTGTAATATATGGTATAAAATTAGGTCCAATTAGggcaaaaatattgtatattttcaaAAGTCAAAGGATTAATAACTTTTAG